The following coding sequences are from one Methanomassiliicoccales archaeon window:
- the panD gene encoding aspartate 1-decarboxylase, whose product MHSSMRQLLRGKIHRATVTAAEPDYVGSIVIDQDLLDRADIWPGEKVLISDVDNAARFETYVVSGKRGTGIISVNGAAAHLVRVGDKVIIMAFELTDKPIHSKVVLVDQENRFIRNL is encoded by the coding sequence TTGCATAGCTCCATGCGACAGCTCCTGAGGGGCAAGATCCACAGGGCCACGGTCACCGCCGCTGAGCCCGATTATGTGGGGAGCATCGTCATTGACCAGGATCTACTGGACAGAGCCGATATTTGGCCGGGAGAGAAGGTATTGATATCGGACGTGGACAATGCGGCCCGCTTCGAGACCTATGTCGTCTCCGGGAAAAGGGGTACCGGCATCATCAGCGTGAACGGTGCCGCCGCGCATTTGGTAAGGGTCGGGGACAAGGTCATAATCATGGCCTTCGAACTGACCGATAAGCCGATACATTCCAAAGTCGTACTGGTGGACCAGGAAAACCGCTTCATTCGGAACCTGTGA
- a CDS encoding ABC transporter ATP-binding protein — MMKIEDIGFSYKEKPVLENVDLGVKKGEIIGILGPNGCGKTTLLKLLNRNLHPNVGKVLMDGTDLEEISKRRIARHIAVVPQSNEIRFAFSVRDIVMMGRMPFLDRFQGESLEDARIVDEAMEKTNIKEFSDRLINTMSGGERQRVIIARAIAQRPEIILLDEPTLHLDINHQFEVLELVKRLSDEEDLTVVIVSHDLPMVVKYCDRIVLIHDHRVFAIGTPEDVLTKENMRIVFNIDALLEYDDTLKNNCVKIIGSCTNRDRNPAPKVE; from the coding sequence ATGATGAAGATCGAGGACATCGGCTTCTCATACAAGGAAAAACCAGTCCTGGAGAACGTGGACCTGGGGGTCAAGAAAGGAGAGATCATAGGCATTTTGGGGCCTAACGGATGCGGTAAGACCACGCTCCTGAAGCTTTTGAACCGCAACCTTCATCCAAATGTTGGGAAAGTGCTCATGGATGGCACCGACCTAGAGGAAATATCCAAGAGGAGGATTGCACGGCATATCGCGGTGGTCCCGCAGAGCAACGAGATCAGGTTCGCCTTCTCGGTAAGGGACATCGTGATGATGGGACGCATGCCGTTCCTGGACCGTTTTCAGGGAGAATCGTTGGAGGACGCACGCATCGTTGATGAAGCGATGGAGAAGACCAACATCAAAGAGTTCTCGGACAGGCTCATAAATACGATGAGCGGAGGAGAACGCCAGCGTGTGATCATAGCCAGGGCCATCGCGCAAAGGCCGGAGATAATACTGCTGGACGAACCCACCCTGCATCTGGACATCAACCATCAGTTCGAGGTTCTGGAACTGGTCAAGAGATTGTCCGACGAAGAGGACCTCACCGTGGTAATCGTATCGCACGACCTTCCAATGGTGGTCAAGTACTGCGATAGGATCGTACTGATCCACGATCATAGGGTTTTCGCCATCGGAACCCCTGAAGATGTTCTTACCAAGGAGAACATGAGGATCGTTTTCAACATCGATGCGCTGCTCGAGTACGACGATACATTGAAAAACAATTGTGTCAAGATCATCGGGTCATGCACGAACCGTGATCGAAATCCGGCCCCGAAGGTCGAGTGA